The following nucleotide sequence is from Saccharothrix texasensis.
GCTTGTTCGGCGCCGCGTCCGGCCTGCTGCCCGACCTGGTGGCGAACGGCGACGCGGCGGCGGTCGGCACGTTCCTCCAGGCCGCGGGCCGCGCGGGCGCGTCGCGGTTGACGTGCGCGGTGCCGGTGGAGGGTTCGGTGCACCGGCGGGTCGACCTGATCGCCCGCGACCTGAGCGAGGACCCGGAGGTGCGCGGCCTGGTGGTCGTCGCGCTCGACGTCACGGGCTGGGCGGAGACGGCCGACGAGCTGGGCAGCAGGCTCAACACCGACGCGCTGACGGGCCTGGCGAACCGCACCGGGTTCCTGCCGCGCCTGGAGCAGGCCGTGCGCGGCGCGCCGGGCCCCGTGCTGGTGTTCCTCGACCTCGACCAGTTCAAGGACGTCAACGACTGCCACGGGCACGCGGCGGGCGACCACGTGCTGCGCCTGGTCGCGTCCCGGCTGGCCGCGGTGGTGGCCGGGCGCGGCACGGCGGCCAGGCTCGGCGGTGACGAGTTCGTCGTGCTGCTCGACGAGCTGGACGAGCGGCAGGCGATCGCGGCGGCTCGGGAGATCCTCGCCGCCATCGCCACGCCGGTGGTGCTGGACGAGGGCGCGATCCGGGTGTCGGTGTCGGCGGGCATCACGTTCGTCCGGCCCGGACACGGCGCGGAAGCCCTGCTGCACCAGGCCGACCTGGCGATGTACCGGGCCAAGACGATCGGCCCGGCCGCCGTCGCCGTCTACGACCAGGACCTGGAGGACTGGGCGCTGGCGCGCAAGCACCAGGTCGACCGGCTCGCCGAACGCCTGGAGGAGCTGCACGCGGAGAACCGGGCGCTGGCGGAGGCGGCGACCATCGACCAGCGCACCGGCCTGCCGAACCCGGCGACGTTCGACGCCGACCACGCCCGCCGCAACCGCGCCGGCGAGCCGTACAGCCTGCTGCTGGTCGACATCGACCGCTTCCACAGCTACAACACGCTCTACCGCTACCTCGCCGGCCACGAGACGCTGCGCAGGGTCGCCGAGGCCATCGACCGCACCACCCGAGCGGGTGATCGCGCGTACCGGTACGGGGGTGAGGAGTTCACCGTGCTGCTGCCGGGCACGCGGCTGGACGGCGCGCTGGCGTCGGGGGAGCGGATCAGGCAGGCCGTGCACCGGCTGGGGCTGGAGCACCGGGGCAACACCGGCGGCGTGGTGACGGTGTCGATCGGCGCGGTCGAGGTCTTACCGGGGGCCTCCGTCACCGACGCGGTGGAGGAGGCCAGCGTCGCCGTGCTGGAGGCCAAGGACGCGG
It contains:
- a CDS encoding sensor domain-containing diguanylate cyclase, which gives rise to MNGGFHQAVLDRADAAVLVVDPGDLAVRWASPAARRLFGAASGLLPDLVANGDAAAVGTFLQAAGRAGASRLTCAVPVEGSVHRRVDLIARDLSEDPEVRGLVVVALDVTGWAETADELGSRLNTDALTGLANRTGFLPRLEQAVRGAPGPVLVFLDLDQFKDVNDCHGHAAGDHVLRLVASRLAAVVAGRGTAARLGGDEFVVLLDELDERQAIAAAREILAAIATPVVLDEGAIRVSVSAGITFVRPGHGAEALLHQADLAMYRAKTIGPAAVAVYDQDLEDWALARKHQVDRLAERLEELHAENRALAEAATIDQRTGLPNPATFDADHARRNRAGEPYSLLLVDIDRFHSYNTLYRYLAGHETLRRVAEAIDRTTRAGDRAYRYGGEEFTVLLPGTRLDGALASGERIRQAVHRLGLEHRGNTGGVVTVSIGAVEVLPGASVTDAVEEASVAVLEAKDAGRNRVVGRRTGG